A region of Planococcus sp. MSAK28401 DNA encodes the following proteins:
- a CDS encoding LytTR family DNA-binding domain-containing protein, which translates to MEKITPGPLLDVMGELFSDEVSIAVSNMDEYTYYRPSKRIDLKIKAGDKVREGTIAHKALTTGQKASEFINREVFGVPYHGMAVPFEEDGVLAGCVMAIYPAYTEGKSVVTVKSPDGWKPIPFTDVRYLEVKDRKTHVHAADFSGTNKNSLQEFEYLLPRDSFIRCHRSFIVNVHHIEEIHPDTHSTFVLAMDNGERLPVSQSYSSYFRKLLGF; encoded by the coding sequence ATGGAAAAAATTACACCCGGCCCGCTATTGGATGTGATGGGGGAGCTATTCTCCGATGAAGTCTCGATAGCGGTCTCTAATATGGATGAATATACTTATTATCGCCCGAGCAAACGCATTGACTTGAAGATCAAGGCAGGGGATAAAGTGCGTGAAGGCACCATCGCCCATAAAGCGCTGACGACCGGCCAAAAAGCATCGGAATTCATCAACCGGGAAGTGTTTGGCGTGCCTTATCATGGCATGGCGGTGCCGTTTGAAGAAGACGGCGTGCTCGCGGGCTGTGTCATGGCGATCTACCCGGCCTATACAGAAGGCAAATCGGTCGTGACGGTAAAAAGCCCGGATGGCTGGAAACCGATTCCGTTCACTGATGTGCGTTATCTTGAAGTGAAGGACCGAAAAACCCACGTCCACGCTGCTGACTTTTCCGGAACGAATAAAAACTCCCTGCAGGAATTCGAATATTTGCTGCCGAGGGATTCATTTATCCGCTGCCACCGTTCGTTTATTGTCAATGTCCATCATATAGAAGAAATCCATCCCGACACCCATTCCACATTCGTACTGGCGATGGATAATGGGGAACGGCTGCCGGTCAGCCAATCGTATTCCAGCTATTTCCGCAAACTACTCGGCTTCTGA